From the genome of Camarhynchus parvulus chromosome 8, STF_HiC, whole genome shotgun sequence, one region includes:
- the IVNS1ABP gene encoding influenza virus NS1A-binding protein, which yields MIPNGYLMFEDENFIESSVAKLNALRKSGQFCDVRLQVCGHEMLAHRAVLACCSPYLFEIFNTDSDCHGVSHVKFDDLNPEAVEVLLNYAYTAQLKADKELVKDVYSAAKKLKMERVKQVCGDYLLSKMDVQSCISYRNFASCMGDSRLLNKIDGYIQEHLVEISEQEEFLKLPRLKLEIMLEDNVGLPSNGKLYTKVINWVQRSIWENGGNLEDLMEEVQTLYYSADHKLLDGNLLDGQAEVYGSDDDHIQFVQKRPPRENDHKQISSSSSGSLSPNATVQSPKHEWKIIASEKTSSNTYLCLAVLDGVLCVIFLHGRNSPQSSPSSTPRLLKSLSFELQPSDLIEKPMSPMQYARSGLGTAELNGKLIAAGGYNREECLRTVECYDPEKDTWTFIAPMRTPRARFQMAVLMGQLYVVGGSNGHSDDLSCGEMYEPEIDDWTPVPELRTNRCNAGVCALNGKLYIVGGSDPYGQKGLKNCDVFDPVTKAWTSCAPLNIRRHQSAVCELGGYLYIIGGAESWNCLNSVERYNPENNTWTLMAPMNVARRGAGAAVRDGKLFVAGGFDGTHAVNCVEMYDPARNEWKMMGSMTTPRSNAGITTVANTIYAVGGFDGNEFLNTLEVYNPESNEWSPYTKIYKF from the exons ATGATTCCCAACGGATATTTGATGTTTGAGGATGAGAACTTCATCGAGTCGTCTGTTGCCAAACTCAACGCCTTACGGAAGAGCGGTCAGTTCTGCGACGTCCGCCTCCAG GTGTGTGGACACGAGATGCTGGCGCACCGAGCCGTGCTGGCATGCTGCAGCCCCTACCTGTTTGAAATCTTCAACACTGACAGCGACTGTCATGGAGTTTCCCATGTGAAATTTGATGATCTCAACCCAGAAGCTGTTGAAGTTCTGTTGAATTATGCCTATACTGCTCA GTTAAAAGCTGATAAAGAGCTGGTGAAAGATGTATACTCTGCAGCAAAGAAGTTGAAGATGGAGAGGGTTAAGCAG GTTTGTGGTGACTATTTGCTGTCCAAGATGGACGTGCAGAGCTGCATCTCGTACCGGAACTTCGCCAGCTGCATGGGAGACTCCCGGTTGTTGAACAAGATCGATGGCTACATTCAAGAACACCTTGTAGAGATTTCAGAACAGGAGGAGTTTCTCAAGCTCCCACGGTTAAAG CTTGAAATAATGCTGGAAGACAATGTTGGCCTACCCAGCAATGGCAAATTGTACACAAAGGTAATCAACTGGGTACAGCGCAGCATCTGGGAGAATGGAGGCAACCTGGAAGATCTAATGGAAGAG GTGCAAACGCTGTACTACTCAGCTGATCACAAGCTGCTTGATGGAAATCTGCTAGATGGACAGGCTGAGGTGTATGGCAGTGATGATGACCACATTCAGTTTGTGCAG AAGAGGCCACCACGTGAGAATGATCACAAGCAGATCAGTAGCAGCTCCTCTGGAAGTCTTTCTCCAAATGCTACTGTTCAGAGTCCTAAACACGAGTGGAAAATCATTGCTTCAGAGAAGACTTCGA gtAACACGTacctgtgcctggctgtgctggacgGGGTGCTGTGTGTGATCTTCCTGCACGGCCGCAacagcccccagagctccccctCGAGCACCCCGCGGCTGCTGAAGAGCCTGAGCTTCGAGCTGCAGCCCAGCGACCTCATCGAGAAGCCCATGTCCCCCATGCAGTACGCGCGTTCGGGGCTGGGCACGGCCGAGCTCAACGGCAAGCTCATTGCTGCGG GGGGCTACAACAGGGAGGAGTGCCTGCGCACCGTGGAGTGCTACGACCCCGAGAAGGACACCTGGACGTTCATCGCACCCATGAGGACGCCGAGGGCCCGGTTCCAGATGGCTGTGCTGATG GGGCAGCTGTACGTCGTGGGTGGGTCAAACGGCCACTCGGATGACTTGAGCTGCGGAGAGATGTACGAGCCCGAGATTGATGACTGGACCCCTGTTCCCGAGCTGCGGACCAACCGCTGCAACGCAG GAGTGTGTGCCCTGAACGGAAAGCTGTACATTGTGGGTGGTTCTGATCCCTATGGCCAGAAAGGACTGAAGAACTGTGATGTGTTTGATCCCGTAACAAAGGCTTGGACGAGCTGTGCTCCCCTTAACATCC GGAGGCACCAGTCGGCCGTGTGTGAGCTGGGGGGGTACCTGTACATCATCGGCGGGGCCGAGTCGTGGAACTGCCTCAACAGCGTGGAGCGCTACAACCCCGAGAACAACACCTGGACCCTGATGGCGCCCATGAACGTGGCACGGCGCGGCGCCGGCGCGGCTGTCCGTGACG GGAAGCTCTTTGTGGCTGGAGGATTTGACGGCACGCACGCGGTGAACTGCGTGGAGATGTACGACCCTGCCAGGAACGAGTGGAAGATGATGGGCAGCATGACCACGCCCAGGAGCAACGCTGGCATCACCACCGTGGCCAACACCATTTATGCAGTGGGGGGCTTTGATGGCAACGAGTTCTTGAACACACTTGAGGTCTACAATCCAGAGTCAAACGAGTGGAGCCCCTACACCAAAATTTACAAGTTTTAA